Below is a genomic region from Chloroflexota bacterium.
GGCGAGTCGGCGCTGGCCAGCGCGCGCGACCGCGAACCCGACCTGGTCATCCTGGACCTCATGCTGCCGGGCATGAGCGGGCTGGAGGTGTGTCGGCGCCTGCGGGCGGGCAGCGACGTGCCTATCCTCATCCTCACGGCCAAGGGTGCCGTGGCCGACCGTGTGGCCGGCCTGGACAGCGGAGCCGACGACTACCTGGTGAAGCCCTTCGCCTTTGAGGAACTCCTGGCCCGCATCCGCGCCCTGCTGCGCCGCCGCCAGCGCACGGAGCAGGAAGAAGTCCTTCGCTTCGCCGACCTGACGATGAACACCTCCACCCGACGGGTAACCCGCGGCGACCGCGTCATAGAACTCACGCCCAAGGAATTTGACCTGCTGGAGTTGTTCCTCCTTCACCCGAATCATGTCCTCACCCGCGACGTCCTCTACGACCGCATCTGGGGCTACGACTTCGGCGGCGAGTCCAACATCCTGGAGGTGTACATCCGCTACCTGCGCGCCAAACTGGAGGCGGGCGGCGAGCCTCGGCTCATCCACACCGTGCGGGGGGTTGGCTATGTCCTCCGCGAGGAGTAAGGCCATGCCCATTCGCGCGCGGCTGACCCTGTGGTACGTGGGACTACTGGCGTTTGTGCTACTGGTCTTTGACGTGGCCGTGTACGCGGTGCTGGCCTACCGCACCTACGCCGACGTGGACCGGCAGGTGCAGACCCTGGCCGATCAGATCGTCATATCCATTCGGGCCGAGAACAACCCCCTGTCGGTGCTGGTTTCGGGACGGGTACGCCTCCCGCCGATGGACGCTTTCGCCACGCCGGACACGTACTGGCAGATCGTTCGCGCCGATGGGATCATCGCAGCGCGCTCGGCCAATCTCGGCGACCAGAACCTGCCCCTGGACAGCGAGACCCTCCAGAAGACCGGCCAGGGCGAGACTGTGCTGGCCACCGTTCGGGCGGGCAACGCGCGCGTGCGCATCTTCAGCACGCCGCTGGTGGTGCTGCGCAACAACGTCGGCACGGTGCAGGTGGGTGCGTCGCTCCAGAACGTGGACGCTACGCTTCGGCGGGTGGCGGGCCTGCTCACGGCCGGCTCGTTTTTGGCCATCCTGGCGGCGGGAATCGTGGGGTTCGTGCTGGCGCGGGCCGCCCTCCGCCCCATTGACCAGGTAACCCAGGCGGCGCTGCGCATCACCCGCGCCGAGGACTTGAGCCGCCGCCTGCCCGAGCCAACCGTCCAGGACGAGGTGGGCCGCCTCACGGCCACCTTCAACGAGATGCTGGGCCGGCTGGAAGACCTGTTCCGCGCGCAGCAGCACCTGGTGGCCGACGTGTCGCACGAATTGCGCACGCCCCTGACGACGATTCAGGGCAACCTGGACCTGCTGCGCCGCGGCGCGCTGGAAGACCCCGACGCCCGCCGCGAGGCCCTCCGCGCCATAGAGGCGGATATCGGCGCCATGTCGCGCCTGGTTACCGACCTGCTCCTGCTGGCCCAGGCCGATGCCGGCGTCAAACTGGAGTTCCAGCCGGTGGAATTGGACACCCTCCTGCTGGACGTGTACCGCCAGGCGCAAAGGCTCTCCCAGGGCGTCAAGGTGAAACTGGGCGAAGAGGACCAGGCGCTCGTCATGGGCGACCCCGACCGCCTCCGCCAGTTGCTGCTGAACCTCGTGGACAA
It encodes:
- a CDS encoding response regulator transcription factor, yielding MAERILVVEDDTKIADLLRRGLAFEGYAVDVAADGESALASARDREPDLVILDLMLPGMSGLEVCRRLRAGSDVPILILTAKGAVADRVAGLDSGADDYLVKPFAFEELLARIRALLRRRQRTEQEEVLRFADLTMNTSTRRVTRGDRVIELTPKEFDLLELFLLHPNHVLTRDVLYDRIWGYDFGGESNILEVYIRYLRAKLEAGGEPRLIHTVRGVGYVLREE
- a CDS encoding HAMP domain-containing protein is translated as MPIRARLTLWYVGLLAFVLLVFDVAVYAVLAYRTYADVDRQVQTLADQIVISIRAENNPLSVLVSGRVRLPPMDAFATPDTYWQIVRADGIIAARSANLGDQNLPLDSETLQKTGQGETVLATVRAGNARVRIFSTPLVVLRNNVGTVQVGASLQNVDATLRRVAGLLTAGSFLAILAAGIVGFVLARAALRPIDQVTQAALRITRAEDLSRRLPEPTVQDEVGRLTATFNEMLGRLEDLFRAQQHLVADVSHELRTPLTTIQGNLDLLRRGALEDPDARREALRAIEADIGAMSRLVTDLLLLAQADAGVKLEFQPVELDTLLLDVYRQAQRLSQGVKVKLGEEDQALVMGDPDRLRQLLLNLVDNALKYTPTGGEVTLSLQREPGWVCISVADTGIGIPPEDLPHIFERFYRSDKARTRGKGGTGLGLAIAKWIAEAHNGRIIVESAPGKGSTFTVWLPSPA